The following proteins are encoded in a genomic region of Bosea beijingensis:
- a CDS encoding ABC transporter substrate-binding protein, with the protein MMRRTTTTALAAALLCGGLVQAAGASTLKIQLRADIRSINPGVNRDANTDGVVVQMVEGLVAYGEDALPKPLLAEKVDISPDGKSYTFTLRQGVKFHNGAPLTAADVLWSWNRYMDPKTDWRCLSEFDGRGQVKVEKISAPNDKTVVFELDKPSALFLSALARTDCAMTGILHKDSVKADGSFDKPIGTGPFKFAEWKRGEYIKLDRFADYASLPGKIDGLTGAKKPLVDEVRFLVIPDNSTAKAALLKGDIDVVPDIANTDIAELKKNDKVKTSVVTSMGLVGLIIQTRDPLLQNVKLRQAMAAAIDSKELVGAVTDGIGSPNNSIVPALSAYYGPVQKQGWKYDPAAAKKLLAEAGYKGEKIVMLANKRYPESFDAAVVAQQMLQAVGFNIEIEVLEWATQLDRYSKGNYTIQAFPYSGRMDPALSYESMTGPKDKQPRKLWDNPEVQALLDKSMVVNDKAERQKIFDELHKRFIAEVPMVMLYNGIVGGAMGAKTQGYVSTLSSLPRAWEVSTGQ; encoded by the coding sequence ATGATGCGCCGAACCACCACCACCGCCCTCGCCGCCGCGCTGCTGTGCGGCGGCCTCGTCCAGGCCGCGGGGGCGAGCACGCTCAAGATCCAGCTCCGCGCCGACATCCGCTCGATCAATCCGGGCGTCAACCGCGACGCCAATACCGACGGCGTCGTCGTGCAGATGGTCGAGGGCCTCGTCGCCTATGGCGAGGATGCCCTGCCGAAGCCATTGCTGGCCGAGAAGGTCGATATCTCTCCGGACGGCAAGAGCTATACCTTCACGCTCCGCCAGGGCGTGAAGTTCCATAACGGTGCGCCGCTCACCGCGGCCGACGTGCTGTGGAGCTGGAATCGCTACATGGACCCGAAGACCGACTGGCGCTGCCTCTCGGAATTCGACGGCCGCGGCCAGGTCAAGGTCGAGAAGATCTCGGCCCCGAACGACAAGACCGTCGTCTTCGAGCTGGACAAGCCGAGCGCGCTCTTCCTCTCGGCTCTGGCCCGCACCGACTGCGCCATGACCGGCATCCTGCACAAGGACTCGGTCAAGGCCGACGGCTCCTTCGACAAGCCGATCGGCACAGGCCCGTTCAAGTTCGCGGAATGGAAGCGCGGCGAATACATCAAGCTGGATCGCTTCGCCGACTATGCCTCGCTGCCCGGCAAGATCGACGGCCTGACCGGCGCCAAGAAGCCGCTGGTCGACGAGGTCCGCTTCCTCGTCATCCCCGATAACTCGACCGCCAAGGCCGCCCTGCTGAAGGGCGATATCGATGTCGTCCCGGATATCGCCAATACCGACATCGCCGAGCTCAAGAAGAACGACAAGGTCAAGACCTCGGTCGTCACCAGCATGGGTCTCGTCGGCCTGATCATCCAGACCCGCGACCCGCTGCTGCAGAACGTCAAGCTGCGCCAGGCCATGGCCGCGGCGATCGACTCCAAGGAGCTGGTCGGCGCCGTCACCGACGGTATCGGCTCGCCCAACAACTCGATCGTGCCGGCGCTCTCCGCCTATTACGGCCCGGTCCAGAAGCAGGGCTGGAAATACGATCCCGCCGCCGCCAAGAAGCTCCTCGCGGAGGCCGGCTACAAGGGCGAGAAGATCGTGATGCTCGCCAACAAGCGCTATCCCGAGAGCTTCGACGCCGCTGTCGTCGCCCAGCAGATGCTGCAGGCCGTCGGCTTCAACATCGAGATCGAGGTGCTGGAATGGGCGACGCAGCTCGACCGCTACAGCAAGGGCAACTACACGATCCAGGCCTTCCCCTATTCCGGCCGCATGGACCCCGCCCTGAGCTACGAGTCGATGACCGGCCCGAAGGACAAGCAGCCGCGCAAGCTCTGGGACAATCCCGAAGTGCAGGCCCTGCTCGACAAGTCCATGGTCGTGAACGACAAGGCCGAGCGCCAGAAGATCTTCGATGAGCTGCACAAGCGCTTCATCGCCGAAGTGCCGATGGTGATGCTCTATAACGGCATCGTCGGCGGCGCGATGGGCGCCAAGACCCAGGGCTATGTCTCGACGCTGAGCTCGCTGCCCCGCGCCTGGGAAGTCAGCACCGGCCAGTAA
- a CDS encoding C45 family autoproteolytic acyltransferase/hydolase, whose translation MVQPCPFVDVSGTPYERGRQHGAAVPGRVKRSIELYGGQLGELGYDAAAKSALIAEFAKEIEAFGAHYIEEMRGIADGAGVALEDIVMVNARTEVIAKARLVKNKPIEAQEELDDGCTGAIILPERSASGELIHGQNWDWKAECAETAIVLRVRRTDGPDFLTFVEAGGLARCGMNAAGISITANYLESERDFTQAGVPLALIRRKVLEQEHLAFAIKAVATTPKACSNNMMLSTVKGFGIDFECAPDEAFPLYPQDGMIVHANHWVGQIALTKIKDTGIPRVPESFYRDWRVRKLLDEAGRKLTVDDLKQAFFDDFLAPHSVCRPVRPNEAGNLSATVAMVIMQPAKGIMEVAPLPAQNRVFTRYSLTEEPVLLAEAAE comes from the coding sequence ATGGTCCAGCCCTGCCCCTTCGTCGACGTGTCGGGCACGCCCTATGAGCGCGGCCGCCAGCATGGCGCCGCCGTACCAGGTCGTGTGAAGCGCTCGATCGAGCTCTATGGCGGCCAGCTTGGCGAGCTCGGCTACGACGCCGCCGCGAAATCGGCGCTGATCGCCGAGTTCGCGAAGGAGATCGAGGCTTTCGGCGCGCATTACATCGAGGAGATGCGCGGCATCGCCGACGGCGCCGGCGTCGCGCTCGAAGACATCGTCATGGTCAATGCCCGCACCGAAGTCATCGCCAAGGCTCGCCTCGTCAAGAACAAGCCGATCGAGGCCCAGGAAGAGCTCGACGACGGCTGCACCGGCGCGATCATCCTGCCGGAGCGCAGCGCCTCGGGCGAACTGATCCACGGCCAGAACTGGGACTGGAAGGCCGAATGCGCGGAAACCGCGATCGTGCTGCGCGTGCGCCGCACCGACGGCCCGGATTTCCTGACCTTCGTCGAGGCCGGCGGCCTCGCCCGCTGCGGCATGAATGCCGCCGGCATCTCGATCACCGCCAACTATCTCGAATCCGAGCGTGATTTCACCCAGGCCGGCGTGCCCCTCGCACTGATCCGCCGCAAGGTGCTGGAGCAGGAGCATCTCGCCTTTGCGATCAAGGCCGTGGCGACGACGCCGAAGGCCTGTTCGAACAACATGATGCTCTCGACCGTGAAGGGTTTTGGCATCGATTTCGAGTGCGCCCCGGACGAGGCCTTCCCGCTCTATCCGCAGGACGGCATGATCGTGCATGCCAATCACTGGGTCGGCCAGATCGCGCTGACCAAGATCAAGGATACCGGCATTCCGCGCGTGCCGGAGAGCTTCTATCGCGACTGGCGCGTCCGCAAGCTGCTCGACGAAGCCGGCCGCAAGCTGACCGTCGACGACCTCAAGCAGGCCTTCTTCGACGATTTCCTGGCGCCTCACTCGGTCTGCCGTCCGGTGCGCCCGAACGAGGCCGGCAATCTCTCGGCCACCGTCGCCATGGTGATTATGCAGCCGGCCAAGGGGATCATGGAGGTCGCGCCGCTGCCGGCCCAGAACCGCGTCTTCACCCGCTACAGCCTGACCGAGGAGCCCGTGCTGCTCGCCGAAGCGGCGGAATAA
- a CDS encoding GntR family transcriptional regulator — MTAPTRLQQEIADRILQLVRDDALAAGAWLNENATAKRLGVSRTPVRAALDHLAEQGVVRRHLNKGIELISLPAATDGARPPETLELAMVKLAHERENGLLPDEVSELEVMRRYELGRPEAQKLLARLADLDMVERKPGYGWRFLHEPRDRRLRDESYRFRMVVEPMCMLEPGFDLDPAWIVEMRARHRETLQQPWREASSIAFYEMNAAFHEGLAAATGNRYFHSAVRRQNQLRRLSNYDWGLGFERVRVNCTEHLAMLDHLEAGENEVASALMRSHLLRASKLRLGTLQADAAD, encoded by the coding sequence ATGACTGCGCCGACCCGGCTGCAACAGGAGATCGCCGACCGCATCCTGCAGCTCGTGCGCGACGACGCGCTGGCGGCCGGTGCCTGGCTCAACGAGAACGCGACGGCGAAGCGGCTCGGCGTCTCGCGCACGCCGGTGCGTGCGGCGCTGGATCACCTTGCCGAGCAGGGCGTGGTGCGCCGGCATCTCAACAAGGGCATCGAGCTGATCAGCCTGCCCGCTGCGACCGACGGCGCCCGTCCGCCGGAGACGCTCGAACTTGCGATGGTGAAACTGGCGCACGAGCGCGAGAACGGCCTGTTGCCGGACGAGGTTTCGGAGCTGGAGGTCATGCGCCGCTACGAGCTCGGCCGGCCCGAGGCGCAGAAGCTGCTTGCGCGCCTCGCCGATCTCGACATGGTCGAGCGCAAGCCGGGTTATGGCTGGCGCTTCCTTCACGAGCCGCGCGACCGGCGCCTGCGCGACGAAAGCTACCGCTTCCGGATGGTGGTCGAGCCGATGTGCATGCTGGAGCCAGGCTTCGATCTCGACCCCGCCTGGATCGTGGAGATGCGGGCGCGGCATCGCGAGACCTTGCAGCAGCCCTGGCGCGAAGCTTCCAGCATCGCCTTCTACGAGATGAACGCCGCCTTTCATGAAGGCCTGGCCGCTGCGACGGGCAATCGCTACTTCCATTCCGCGGTGCGGCGCCAGAACCAGCTCCGGCGCCTGTCGAACTATGACTGGGGCCTGGGCTTCGAGCGCGTGCGGGTGAACTGCACCGAGCATCTCGCCATGCTCGACCATCTGGAAGCCGGCGAGAACGAGGTGGCTTCGGCGCTGATGCGCAGCCACCTGCTGCGCGCCAGCAAGCTCAGGCTCGGCACGCTGCAAGCCGATGCGGCCGACTGA
- a CDS encoding aminopeptidase, producing MTVHQRPQAIDPAKLDKLAEVAIRVGLNLQPGQDLFLTAPVAALPLVRLIAAHAYKAGAGIVTPMLADEEVTLARYRHAPDASFDKAPAWLYKGVAEAFAANTARLAIVGDNPMLLANGRASKANSLAYQPALEKIAGFDINWNILAYPSAAWARQVFPDDAEEVAVGKLAEAIFSASRIDQADPVAAWAAHNAALRARRDWLNGQRFASLHFTGPGTDLTVGLADGHDWQGGASPAKNGIVCNPNIPTEEVFTTPHARRVEGHVSSTKPLSYQGSLIDEIRVRFEGGRIVEAKASRGEAVLNKVLDTDEGARRLGEVALVPNSSPISKSGILFYNTLFDENASCHIALGQCYSKCFVDGANLTPEQIAAQGGNKSLIHIDWMIGSGEVDIDGVHEDGRRVPVFRKGEWA from the coding sequence ATGACTGTTCACCAGCGCCCGCAAGCCATCGACCCCGCCAAGCTGGACAAGCTGGCCGAGGTCGCGATCCGCGTCGGTCTCAATCTTCAGCCGGGACAGGACCTGTTCCTGACCGCGCCGGTCGCGGCGCTGCCGCTGGTTCGATTGATCGCCGCCCATGCCTACAAGGCGGGTGCCGGCATCGTCACGCCGATGCTGGCGGACGAGGAGGTGACGCTGGCGCGCTATCGCCATGCGCCGGATGCGAGCTTCGACAAGGCGCCGGCCTGGCTCTACAAGGGCGTCGCCGAGGCCTTCGCCGCCAATACCGCGCGGCTCGCCATCGTCGGCGACAACCCGATGCTGCTGGCGAACGGGCGCGCCAGCAAGGCGAATTCGCTGGCCTATCAGCCGGCGCTCGAGAAAATCGCCGGCTTCGACATCAACTGGAACATCCTGGCCTATCCGAGCGCGGCCTGGGCCAGGCAGGTGTTTCCGGACGACGCCGAGGAGGTGGCTGTCGGCAAGCTGGCGGAGGCGATCTTCTCCGCATCGCGCATCGACCAGGCCGATCCGGTCGCGGCATGGGCGGCGCATAACGCGGCTTTGCGGGCACGGCGCGACTGGCTGAACGGCCAGCGTTTCGCCTCGCTGCATTTCACCGGGCCGGGCACCGATCTGACGGTTGGCCTGGCCGATGGCCATGATTGGCAGGGCGGCGCCTCGCCGGCCAAGAACGGCATCGTCTGCAACCCGAACATCCCGACCGAGGAGGTTTTCACGACGCCGCATGCGCGCCGGGTCGAGGGCCATGTCTCCAGCACCAAGCCGCTCTCCTATCAGGGCTCGCTGATCGACGAGATCCGCGTGCGCTTCGAGGGTGGGCGGATCGTCGAGGCCAAGGCCTCGCGCGGAGAAGCCGTGCTGAACAAGGTGCTCGACACCGACGAAGGCGCGCGCCGGTTAGGCGAAGTGGCGCTCGTGCCGAATTCCTCGCCGATCTCGAAGAGCGGCATCCTGTTCTACAACACGCTCTTCGACGAGAACGCCTCCTGCCATATCGCGCTCGGGCAGTGCTATTCGAAATGCTTCGTCGATGGCGCGAACCTGACGCCGGAGCAGATCGCGGCGCAGGGCGGCAACAAGAGCCTGATCCATATCGACTGGATGATCGGCTCGGGCGAGGTCGATATCGACGGCGTCCATGAGGACGGCCGGCGCGTGCCGGTGTTCCGCAAGGGCGAGTGGGCCTGA
- a CDS encoding P1 family peptidase, giving the protein MTQRLRDFGLICGIMQPGPLNAITDVAGVRLGHFTLNAGDLRTGFTAVLPHDGNLFRCKVRAAVDVINGFGKSAGLMQLAELGQIETPLLLGNTLSVGTGFDALVTRALTANPDIGRETGTVNPVVLECNDGYLSDIRARALTQEQAFAALDAATSGPIAEGAVGAGTGMSAFGFKGGIGTASRRFALDGADYTLGLLALANFGNAGDLVLPDGRRPVPPETKPQAERGSVILVIATDVPLESRQLQRIARRGGAGLARLGAFWGNGSGDIAVAFTTACPVDHDQPDDLVPLRALNENRIDTLFRAAAEATQEAVLNAMVAAAATTGRDGHHRPSLGDWLRANAG; this is encoded by the coding sequence ATGACCCAGCGCCTCCGCGATTTCGGCCTCATCTGCGGGATCATGCAGCCCGGCCCGCTCAACGCGATCACCGACGTGGCCGGCGTCCGGCTCGGTCATTTCACCCTGAACGCCGGCGACCTCCGGACCGGATTCACCGCCGTGCTGCCGCATGATGGCAATCTCTTCCGCTGCAAGGTTCGCGCCGCGGTCGATGTCATCAACGGCTTCGGCAAGAGCGCCGGCCTGATGCAGCTTGCCGAGCTCGGCCAGATCGAGACACCGCTCCTGCTCGGCAACACCCTGAGCGTCGGCACCGGCTTCGATGCGCTTGTGACGCGTGCGCTCACGGCCAACCCCGACATCGGCCGCGAGACCGGCACGGTCAATCCGGTCGTGCTCGAATGCAATGACGGCTATCTCTCCGACATCCGCGCCCGCGCGCTGACCCAGGAACAGGCCTTCGCCGCGCTCGACGCCGCTACTTCAGGGCCCATAGCGGAAGGCGCTGTCGGCGCCGGCACTGGCATGAGCGCCTTCGGCTTCAAGGGCGGCATCGGCACGGCCTCGCGCCGTTTCGCGCTCGACGGCGCCGATTACACGCTTGGCCTGCTCGCGCTCGCCAATTTCGGCAATGCCGGCGATCTCGTCCTGCCCGACGGCCGGCGTCCGGTTCCGCCGGAGACGAAGCCGCAGGCCGAGCGCGGCTCGGTCATCCTGGTCATTGCCACCGACGTCCCGCTGGAATCACGGCAGTTGCAGCGCATCGCGCGGCGCGGCGGTGCCGGCCTCGCCCGGCTCGGCGCCTTCTGGGGCAATGGCAGCGGCGACATCGCCGTCGCCTTCACCACGGCCTGTCCCGTCGATCACGACCAGCCTGACGATCTCGTGCCGCTGCGCGCGCTGAACGAGAACCGCATCGACACGCTCTTCCGCGCCGCCGCCGAGGCGACGCAGGAAGCCGTGCTCAACGCGATGGTCGCAGCGGCCGCCACGACCGGGCGCGACGGGCATCACCGCCCGTCGCTGGGGGATTGGCTACGGGCGAACGCCGGCTGA
- a CDS encoding IclR family transcriptional regulator, producing the protein MTVTDLVTLLGMPKSNASRLLRAMRDEGLLETVGESKRYRPSLLLNQVGHLYRFAASLIDRADAVVGTISDRIGHTGYVSVRRGTEIVAVTAHPGRHALRVVTSIGDRIPAFASSTGRALLARLPDDQVRTLYPAGFTSPSETAPRDMSDLLDRLARVREEGFAESRDEAVRGVRALSVAVGDPTTGDEVALCLSFPAATVEPAERISIIRSLGEGAAEIAALTRDNRFYPLNLSIAETAP; encoded by the coding sequence GTGACAGTGACGGATCTGGTCACGCTGCTGGGCATGCCGAAAAGCAATGCCTCTCGCCTGCTGCGGGCCATGCGAGACGAGGGGTTGCTGGAGACGGTCGGCGAGAGCAAGCGCTACCGGCCCTCGCTTTTGCTCAATCAGGTCGGCCATCTCTATCGCTTCGCCGCTTCGCTGATCGACCGTGCCGATGCCGTGGTCGGCACCATTTCGGACCGGATCGGCCATACCGGCTATGTCAGCGTCCGGCGCGGCACCGAGATCGTCGCCGTCACTGCCCATCCCGGCCGCCATGCCCTCAGGGTCGTCACCTCGATCGGCGACCGCATTCCAGCTTTCGCCTCCAGCACCGGCCGCGCGCTGCTTGCCCGCCTGCCGGACGATCAGGTTCGCACGCTTTATCCGGCCGGCTTCACTTCGCCCTCCGAGACCGCGCCGCGCGACATGAGCGATCTGCTCGATCGCCTCGCCCGGGTGCGCGAGGAGGGTTTCGCCGAATCCCGCGACGAAGCCGTGCGCGGCGTGCGCGCGCTCTCTGTCGCGGTCGGTGATCCCACGACCGGCGACGAGGTCGCGCTCTGCCTGTCCTTCCCGGCCGCCACCGTCGAGCCGGCCGAGCGCATTTCGATCATCCGTTCCCTGGGAGAAGGCGCTGCCGAGATCGCGGCCCTGACCCGTGACAACCGCTTCTACCCCTTGAACCTCTCAATCGCGGAGACCGCTCCATGA
- a CDS encoding hydantoinase B/oxoprolinase family protein, which translates to MSNRWRIGFDIGGTFTDFILYDSQERSVRLHKRLTTPHDPSEAALIGLGELTEMAGITLADVGDIVHGTTLVTNAVIERKGSKLGLITTKGFRDILEMGTEQRYDIYDLFLTFPDPLVSREHRLEVAERIDRDGNVVTALDADAVRKAARELEAAGCEAIAICFLNSYRNPAHEQEAGRIVREICPELTVSLSSEVVAEIWEYQRFVTTAANAYVQPLMRRYLHRLERELAARAFTGALRLMHSAGGLVSPETARTFPIRLLESGPAGGGLATALFGELAGHKDVISFDMGGTTAKACMIEDGRAEIAPMLEAGRVNRFAKGSGLPIKAPVIDMIEIGAGGGSIAAIDEVGLLKVGPHSAGSDPGPACYGMGGTKPTVTDANLVLGYYDPGFFLGGRMALDLEAARKAVSTVAAPLGLSIEEAAWGIHKVVVESMGAAARVHLVEKGKDPRHYAMVGFGGAGPAHAVDVARVLGVKQVIIPPASGAASALGFLAAPLSFDMVRSLPVEFSEGFDAASVNAVLRDLEVEGRKHLTEAGVKPADVTVERTADMRLVGQMHDISVPLPAGTIDASSLEAIRAAFSKAYSARYTSVYEGARLEAINFRVRCAGPVPTLSLSGAAGGGDATNKIKGARKAWFEGGWSEASVYDRYALRSGDTVKGPAIIEEREATTIVPPGDSVSIDDVLNLIIHVGQANAAETTITADMPLAEAARRIEADPISLEIMWSRMINVVEEMWLTVCRTAFSLVISEAQDFACELLDPEGETLAHSPRAMPVFNLTLPRAVKALLERYPAETLKPGDVLITNDPWLCAGHLFDIAVVTPVFLGDRVVGLMGTVGHVSDIGGTKDSLRAREIYEEGFQIPPMKLYEAGRINETLVRLLAENVRNSEQVLGDLHSFVAANAIGAERLQSFLTDYGMQDLRALAHVVQSRSEKAMRDAIRAIPDGVYHGTASNNPLGTPMHYPLALTVKDDTIHLDFAGAPPQLPQGGLNCTLNYTMAHATYPLKCMLTPSVRGNAGCYRAFSVDAPKGSILNCDKPLAVNLRTRTGWYLAPNIFRALSEAAPKQVQAFTGLPVAASVYGRDAAGDTYSDMLFCGGGQGGSAQGDGKSGLLYPTSAANTSIETFESRVPVLVVEKAYLTDSGGAGEHRGGLGQRVRLRKLADDGLPTLVSLYPEGVDNPIPGLFGGKAGGGASGRVIDEQGHVLKDVGTGELVQVRQPHEIVELVLAGGAGYGPASERSRDAIARDIALGLVSPDAAKRDYGVQGAHATQDVGEAKAGILVA; encoded by the coding sequence ATGAGCAATCGTTGGCGTATCGGCTTCGACATCGGCGGCACCTTCACCGACTTCATCCTGTACGATTCGCAGGAGCGTTCGGTCCGGCTGCACAAGCGCCTGACCACCCCGCATGATCCGTCGGAAGCGGCACTGATCGGCCTCGGCGAACTCACCGAGATGGCCGGGATCACGCTGGCCGATGTCGGCGACATCGTTCACGGCACGACGCTGGTCACCAATGCCGTGATCGAGCGCAAGGGCTCCAAGCTCGGCCTGATCACCACGAAGGGCTTCCGCGACATCCTCGAAATGGGGACGGAGCAACGCTACGACATCTACGACCTGTTCCTGACCTTTCCCGACCCGCTGGTTTCGCGCGAGCATCGCCTCGAAGTGGCCGAGCGCATCGACCGCGACGGCAATGTCGTCACCGCGCTCGATGCGGATGCGGTGCGCAAGGCCGCCCGTGAACTCGAAGCCGCCGGCTGCGAGGCGATCGCGATCTGCTTCCTCAACAGCTATCGCAATCCCGCTCATGAGCAGGAAGCCGGCCGCATCGTCCGCGAGATCTGCCCGGAGCTGACCGTCTCGCTGTCGAGCGAGGTCGTCGCCGAAATCTGGGAATACCAGCGCTTCGTCACCACCGCCGCCAACGCCTATGTCCAGCCGCTGATGCGCCGCTACCTGCACCGGCTGGAGCGCGAGCTTGCCGCCCGCGCCTTCACCGGCGCGCTCCGCTTGATGCACTCGGCCGGTGGCCTCGTCTCACCCGAGACGGCGCGCACCTTCCCGATCCGCCTGCTGGAGAGCGGCCCGGCCGGCGGCGGCCTTGCCACTGCCCTGTTCGGCGAGCTTGCCGGGCATAAGGACGTGATCTCATTCGACATGGGCGGCACCACTGCCAAGGCCTGCATGATCGAGGACGGCCGCGCCGAGATCGCGCCGATGCTGGAGGCCGGCCGCGTCAACCGCTTCGCCAAGGGCTCCGGCCTGCCGATCAAGGCGCCCGTCATCGACATGATCGAGATCGGCGCCGGTGGCGGCTCGATCGCTGCGATCGACGAGGTCGGCCTGCTCAAGGTCGGCCCGCATTCGGCCGGTTCCGATCCGGGCCCGGCCTGCTACGGCATGGGCGGCACCAAGCCGACCGTGACCGACGCCAATCTCGTGCTCGGCTATTACGATCCCGGCTTCTTCCTGGGCGGGCGCATGGCGCTCGACCTCGAAGCTGCCCGCAAGGCCGTCTCGACCGTCGCCGCGCCGCTCGGCCTCTCGATCGAGGAAGCCGCCTGGGGCATCCACAAGGTCGTGGTCGAGAGCATGGGCGCCGCCGCCCGCGTCCATCTCGTCGAGAAGGGCAAGGACCCGCGCCATTACGCCATGGTCGGTTTCGGCGGAGCCGGTCCGGCCCATGCCGTCGACGTCGCCCGCGTGCTCGGCGTCAAGCAGGTCATCATCCCACCGGCCTCGGGCGCCGCTTCCGCGCTCGGCTTCCTCGCCGCGCCGCTCTCCTTCGACATGGTGCGCTCGCTGCCGGTCGAGTTCTCCGAGGGCTTCGATGCGGCTTCCGTCAATGCCGTGCTCCGCGACCTCGAAGTCGAGGGCCGCAAGCACCTGACCGAGGCCGGCGTGAAGCCCGCCGACGTCACGGTCGAGCGCACGGCCGACATGCGCCTCGTCGGCCAGATGCACGACATCTCCGTGCCGCTGCCGGCCGGGACCATCGATGCGTCGAGCCTGGAGGCCATTCGCGCGGCGTTCAGCAAGGCCTATTCCGCCCGCTACACCTCGGTCTATGAGGGCGCACGGCTGGAAGCCATCAACTTCCGCGTCCGCTGCGCCGGCCCGGTGCCGACGCTCTCGCTCTCCGGCGCGGCCGGTGGCGGCGACGCCACCAACAAGATCAAGGGCGCCCGCAAGGCCTGGTTCGAGGGTGGCTGGAGCGAGGCTTCGGTCTATGACCGCTATGCCCTGCGTTCCGGCGACACCGTCAAGGGCCCGGCGATCATCGAGGAGCGCGAGGCGACCACGATCGTGCCGCCCGGCGACAGCGTCAGTATCGACGATGTCCTGAACCTCATCATCCATGTCGGCCAGGCCAATGCGGCCGAGACGACGATCACCGCCGACATGCCGCTGGCCGAGGCCGCGCGCCGGATCGAGGCCGATCCGATCTCGCTGGAGATCATGTGGAGCCGGATGATCAACGTCGTCGAGGAGATGTGGCTGACGGTGTGCCGCACCGCCTTCTCGCTGGTGATCTCGGAAGCGCAGGACTTCGCCTGCGAACTGCTCGACCCGGAAGGCGAGACGCTGGCGCATTCGCCCCGCGCCATGCCGGTGTTCAACCTGACGCTGCCGCGCGCGGTCAAGGCGCTGCTGGAGCGCTATCCGGCCGAGACGCTGAAGCCGGGCGACGTGCTGATCACCAACGACCCCTGGCTCTGCGCCGGCCATCTCTTCGACATCGCGGTGGTGACGCCGGTCTTCCTAGGCGACCGCGTCGTCGGGCTGATGGGCACGGTCGGCCATGTCTCGGATATCGGCGGCACCAAGGATTCGCTCCGGGCCCGCGAGATCTACGAGGAAGGTTTCCAGATCCCGCCGATGAAGCTCTACGAGGCCGGCCGGATCAACGAGACGCTGGTCCGCCTGCTGGCTGAGAACGTGCGCAATTCCGAGCAGGTGCTGGGCGACCTGCACTCCTTCGTCGCGGCCAACGCCATCGGTGCCGAGCGCTTGCAATCCTTCCTCACCGATTACGGCATGCAGGATCTCAGGGCGCTCGCCCATGTCGTGCAGAGCCGCTCGGAGAAGGCGATGCGCGACGCCATCCGCGCCATTCCGGACGGCGTCTATCACGGCACCGCCTCGAACAACCCGCTGGGCACGCCGATGCACTATCCGCTGGCGCTGACGGTGAAGGACGACACGATCCATCTCGACTTCGCCGGCGCGCCGCCGCAACTGCCGCAGGGTGGGCTGAACTGCACGCTCAACTACACGATGGCGCATGCGACCTATCCGCTGAAATGCATGCTGACGCCGTCGGTGCGCGGCAATGCCGGCTGCTACCGCGCCTTCTCGGTCGATGCGCCCAAGGGCTCGATCCTGAACTGCGACAAGCCGCTGGCGGTGAACCTGCGCACCCGCACCGGCTGGTATCTGGCGCCGAACATTTTCCGTGCCTTGTCGGAAGCGGCGCCGAAGCAGGTTCAGGCCTTCACCGGCCTGCCGGTGGCGGCGAGCGTCTATGGTCGCGATGCGGCGGGCGACACCTATTCCGACATGCTCTTCTGCGGCGGCGGCCAGGGCGGCTCGGCGCAGGGCGATGGCAAGTCGGGCCTGCTCTACCCGACCTCGGCGGCGAATACCTCGATCGAGACCTTCGAGTCGCGGGTGCCGGTGCTGGTGGTCGAGAAGGCCTATCTCACCGACTCCGGCGGCGCCGGCGAGCATCGCGGCGGCCTCGGCCAGCGCGTGCGTCTGCGCAAGCTCGCCGATGACGGCCTGCCGACGCTGGTCTCACTCTATCCGGAAGGGGTCGACAACCCGATTCCGGGCCTGTTCGGCGGCAAGGCCGGCGGCGGGGCGTCCGGCCGGGTGATCGACGAGCAAGGCCATGTTCTGAAGGACGTCGGCACCGGAGAGCTGGTCCAGGTCCGGCAGCCGCATGAGATCGTCGAGCTCGTGCTCGCCGGCGGCGCCGGCTACGGCCCGGCCTCCGAGCGTTCGCGGGACGCCATCGCCCGCGACATCGCGCTCGGGCTGGTCTCCCCGGATGCGGCCAAGCGCGATTACGGCGTGCAGGGGGCGCATGCCACGCAGGATGTCGGCGAAGCCAAGGCCGGCATCCTGGTTGCTTGA